The following nucleotide sequence is from Drosophila kikkawai strain 14028-0561.14 chromosome 2L, DkikHiC1v2, whole genome shotgun sequence.
AAGTTGACGTCGCGCAGACTGAAGTCGTCGCCGGGCAGCGAGGGATAGGCGGGATTTGACTCCACCTGGGGCACATCATCTTCAACCTCCATGTGGTGGGTAGAACGCAGCGGCGGCATCTCACTGCTCACAGCTGCCGGACCCTCTGTGCTGATCTCGGTCTCGGATTTGGTAATGTTACCGGAGGGTGAGGCCTCCTGACTGGCTCTAGGCGGTCCATCTGTGGTGATCTTGTTCGAGGCGGTTCCAGGCCCCTCGGTGGTCGAGATGATGTGGTAGATGTTGTCACTTCCGGCCGTATCCGGTTCTAGGTCCCTATCTGATTCAACTAGTGAATCCCTGAAtccattttgaataaataggCCTGCATTAAGTGGAGCTGCCTCCTCGTAGTTCCTGGTGCTAGATTCAACTCCCTCGGTGGTGTACTCCCGCTTGATGTTCACCTTGCTAGGATCACTTTCCGCCAGCGGCTGCAGTCCATCGGAATTGTAGGTGACCAGAGGCTTCACCTGTTGCTCCACgacgttgctgctgctggaggccAGCGGCCGTTCGATGTAGCCCACGGAGGCGATGAGCTTTAAGCTCTCATTGCTGCCAGAGCCCCCTACTTTGGGGTTGCTGTCTTGGCTGGGCTGCGTTGGTGTTGCTCCGATGAccgttggtgttgctgctctTGCTGCTGCAGGTAGCACTGGCGACATGGCCACTGCAGGAGTGCTGCTAAGAGCTGGCGTAGAACTCATGGAAGCCGCTGGAGTCGTTGGCGCCGCCGTGGTACTGTCCAAAGATCCTCCTGCTGTGCTTGATGTGGGTGGCGCAGGTCCCTCGGTGGTTGGCAGCAGGTTGCTGTTTGCCACCTTCCGGGTGGGTATTATCGATGGCTTGACCTTGTTGTCATCCGTTATCCGGATCTCTGTCGGCTTGGTTATCTCTTTGATGGTAATGTTCCAATTGAATCCCGCCGGCTGAACCTGGGGTGCCGGCTTCTGGGTGGTGGAGGTGCTGCTACTCATGGCCTCGCCAACCAGCGGATTGTTGTCCAGAACTGGAAGAAAGATGTTGGTAAAATTGGGGAACTAAAGGTCATTGGGTGGCGGCACTCACTTGGACAGTTGTCGTACTCCGGACAGCAGCGGCCGGGCACGTATTTGGGCATGCAGTCGTCGCGCCGGAAACAGGTCACCGAGCTGCAAACAATATCGCCgcctgaaaaaataaattgagtgtgtgttttttagTTAAAAGTGTTGGCGCAGCAGTGCGAAAATCATGTTAAGCTCCCATCTGTTTAACaggtgcaaaaataatattcttataaaaaaacaaaaataggtttaaatgtttgcttaaagttttaaacaaatatataaacatttaacaTGCCaaggaaaaattcaaattgtttaattttatttaattttttaaattaattttactattttgttgaaatttttaaggaaatatcTAAAAACATTTCAGTGTTAATTAGTTAAAGATAATTTATTCTAACCTTTTAACTACTGTAAGAAATagataaatttttgtaaattataaataatataaaaaattatattataattataaccTACGCCTCCAAACTTATAGCTTCCGTTTTCCAAAATTACTGAGAAATCTTAATATaattatgtaaaaataaatactacaaaataaataagaagcaATAAGCTTCCATAAACACTCGAATCCCAATTAAACCCTGCCAAAGTGTGTCCCATAATTTCCCCGATCACCCACAAGACTTGGTGTCTAATTTTCGGACTCACCTTTGCAGTAGCACACGGTGCACGGCGTGTCCGGATCAACCAATTTATAACCATTGGCATAAGTTTTGCCATCCTTTTCGCAATCTGCGGGCCAGAGAGAGGTGAGTGAGCATGGAGAAGGGGATTTGCATAAATGCATCCGAGCGGATGGTCGGATGGTGTGGGCACTTACCGCATTTATAATCGGGACAGCAGTGGCCTGTGCGCTGGATGGCCCGGCAACTGGCCTGCTTCTTGCACCGCACCGCAGTCTCTGCCACCCAGACTCCATCCTGCAGGCACTGGCCTATAAACAATTCGGGGAGACAGAGGAGAGAGTGCGAGTGAGAGTCACATTGTTGGCAGTTTAGTTTCGGGAGAAAAAGCACCAGGAGGAGGATTAGTTTTCGGGGTCTTACCctgaggctgctgctgttcggCCAGCGATTCCGTGGTGCTGCTTCCGGTTccgctggagctggagcttcTATCCGCGATGCTTGGCGTGACCGCGACCGTGACGACTGTGGAGGaggcactgctgctgctctcaaTGGCGGGCACTGCAGAAAAAAGGGGAGAAAAGCCGAGTGTGAAATAGTAGAGGGCAGAAAGTCAACAAAACGCCATTGAGAAGAATGCGACACTGGCAGAAAATAATAGTAAGGCTTGTAAATGTAATTACAGTTATATAAAGGGGCTATATTTCTCTGTCGAATTTaggattatatttattattattct
It contains:
- the LOC108077232 gene encoding uncharacterized protein, which gives rise to MHRTGKHSEKHSENSQLSTDLLQMSRKKCNNNQQRRGRRRWDPISLLTVLVLTICMAHTSLATVAVPAIESSSSASSTVVTVAVTPSIADRSSSSSGTGSSTTESLAEQQQPQGQCLQDGVWVAETAVRCKKQASCRAIQRTGHCCPDYKCDCEKDGKTYANGYKLVDPDTPCTVCYCKGGDIVCSSVTCFRRDDCMPKYVPGRCCPEYDNCPILDNNPLVGEAMSSSTSTTQKPAPQVQPAGFNWNITIKEITKPTEIRITDDNKVKPSIIPTRKVANSNLLPTTEGPAPPTSSTAGGSLDSTTAAPTTPAASMSSTPALSSTPAVAMSPVLPAAARAATPTVIGATPTQPSQDSNPKVGGSGSNESLKLIASVGYIERPLASSSSNVVEQQVKPLVTYNSDGLQPLAESDPSKVNIKREYTTEGVESSTRNYEEAAPLNAGLFIQNGFRDSLVESDRDLEPDTAGSDNIYHIISTTEGPGTASNKITTDGPPRASQEASPSGNITKSETEISTEGPAAVSSEMPPLRSTHHMEVEDDVPQVESNPAYPSLPGDDFSLRDVNFPLVELEDIGEPENDEPRSITSPFDMDTRHVKLTPDMTLDGSGSGGGSGGGDIDLYQEKSSTTDRMMVAASSVREKSVLVPLLMYSGEDISGETRIQNGSDLQQLEKIARNETGEEVELGSGEIRDREQVTPKTMPVSALDIDELGSGAGQVGGVDPKADAESLKLDESQESGPGTSSVDKSSARAEKSFVERALPLGRLYLQRIY